AAGAGACCTAATTTTCATAGGGAAGGCACTCAGCATCTTTGGAAATCAAACACCTTACATATGTCTCAATTTGAGCAGTATTgtctttaaagtgctttacaaacctcAACACATAATTCCTAAAATACCCTGAGAACTGGGTTAGAAaattttattttcccattttacaaacaggaaaactgaggcagggagcttaAATTACCCACTTTAGCCATAGAGGTTTTTCATGTCATAGGAGGGAttagagctcctggctcccacacctgtgctcagaccactctTTAAGACTGTATTCTTTTTTACAAAAATCTCTTTGATACGTTTTAATAATGCTTTGGTGATTATAATTGTTACGTACATGTCAGTTTCTTTTACCAATAATTTATTTTGGGCCAAATACTTGTCAAAgtcaaatcagtggcaaaactcccattaacttaaataGGAACAAGATCTAGATCTTGATACAAAACATAGACTATACTTGGAATGGTTTTGCTTATAGTATATGGCACGGTCTGTAGTCCAACATTTTTAATACGTGTATGGGTATAAATAAATAGTGACAGCTAAGTGAAAAATGAGCTGCCTTTCCTCAGTGTGCTGGAAGTATATTAAACATCTAAATATACTAAGATTTAAGATGATCAAAATTCAGTCACCTCTGGGTAACTTTTGTGTTAATCAGCCATTTTAAGAACTCTTTGGCAGCCATGTCATCGAGGATTTTGTTGATATCACTGGTAAAAGTGCCATCTGCATGTCTTCTGTCCAGTTCTTCAACTGCATTAGCTTCTTCTGAGAAACTTTAAAGGGGAGAAATTGTCAAATAATAGCTGTGCAGACCAGAATAAACAAACCTCTTCAAGGGCCtcatcctgcagtctttacacaCTCAgagttcccactgatttcaagagaCGCAAGGCTAGCCCAGTATTAGAATGTTctatgttaaaggaacatttggaGCACTTCTCAGTGAGAGAAGACAGTTTGGATGTCTTCCTTTCCCAGTTAGGGCTCTGTTTCTCAAAGATTTTTTAAGTGAGCCTTAATTCCtcaattataattaaaaaaaaacaaaaagccaaaaacaCCAGACCTAATACATCAAATTGCAGTTTCCTAAACCAATGTTACTCACAGCTGAGATTAAAACATAATCAAATCCACTGTAAACATAATAAGCTTCACTGCTTAAGAATGAAGTATTATTACATTGTAGCCAACTGTTTCAAGCAGCTGATTAATAGTTTTATTGGATTTATGAAGTCCTAGATTTATAATTCCTAAAGTGTTTAGTGCATGAATATTTACCCTTTTGGCAAAATCAATTGGGAGCTTTGTGAATTAACAGCTGCCAATTATAGTATTTTCCTAAATTGTGTGTGTTGTATGCTGTATACAGAAATATGgggtcagaggtgctggaacaatttttatagtgagatGCTGAGAACCATTTAACTACTCTTTAAACCCTGtacataatggaaaccacttcaaaccaggggatgaggcagcacccccagcacccctaattccagcacctatgtatgaGGCCAGATCCCGGCTCCACTTTGTGCCCCTGGAGATCCATTCTAACAGGACAGCCAGAGATTCCCCTGACAGACACCTTTACCCCATTTGCTCCCTCCCACCAGGCAAAGGGGGTTCTTTAATTGACAGGGGTCCAGTGGGTTGGAGCTGGAGCACACTGTGCTTTGGTGACCTCTGGCAGGCAGAATAGTCCCTAGGGGAGCCCTCTAACTTGCATAATTTACAATGGCCATTAGGTTGTTCTATGGGATCCCAGAGGCTAGTTTGACCTCGAATAAGGTCAAGGATCAAGTTTTCAGAAAGGTGATTTACACTTACCCCACTTTCCCATCCAGGACTCTGGGCTGAACACAGCTTGGCCAGACCTGGGAACTTGGCCCCTAATTTTTACCTCCATTATCTATGGACACATGGGTACCTTTCTGCTGCCCCTGACTGCTATTCATTACCCATGACAACAAGACTACTGGAAATCAGAATGTCAGTATCATAACTTAACACCATTCTCTTTTCAATAGCTGATCTCACTCTTTAATTCTATCCTTTCGGAGATAGCCAGTCCTTCCAGAATTACTTTATCTGTTGGCTCTTCCTAGACTCCAACACACAATCTTGTCTTAgagatattttattattattgatattattattattttgtaaataGTGCCAGAGACATACACGGTGCTTTACAGCTGGTAAAACGTATTTTTTCAAAGAACAGAGGGTGAAAtgaaatccctgccctgaagagcttacagtctaaaggcCCAAATAAGTACAGAACGGATAACAGATGAGAACACAGTAGTTGCTAAGCCATGAAGAGCAGGAGGGATTTGAAATAGGAAGAGACCGAGGATCCTTTGAAACGATTAAATGTTCTAAGTGTAAGGTTATAATGAAAGAAGGTATAAAGCCAGGAATGAGAGGAGTGCATAAGCAGGAAAGAGTGAAGCTTGTGATAGGTGTATGGAGTAAGAGAGGATGTAGGCGCAAAGAGATCAGAAATGTAGATGGGGCAGAGCTATGGAAGGGCACTTTGAGGACAGGAAGATGAATCTTGAACTTACTGCAGTAAAGAGATCTTAGAAAGGGAAAAGTGTGGGGGGATTCTGGAGGAAAGACTGGTTCAGATTTAGACATGTTGACCTTGAATCTAACTTGACCTTTTACAGTGTAACAACACATTAAACTTGTCAACATCTTCATTTTAATCTGTAGTAGGACTGAATCATTTAAAATGATCATCTCATACCCACAATGTATCGTATCTTaagatacaaagaaaaatatgaaatacagcaagaataaaacaaaaatacattatgGTTCGATTAGGCTTGATTTCTAACCAGAAAAGCCAAACAACATTTAATGATAGGAACGGAGGGATTCTTACTCTCTTCTTCCTCGTCCGTTCACTAACCAAGCAATGAACTCTTTGGCAGCTTGACCTTCCAAATAAGAGGTGATGTCACTGGTATAGGTGCCCTCGGCGTGCCTCTCAAATTCAGCATGACGCCTCGAGAGTCCATTGCTGAAATAAAAGCAGTTCTCTTATGATCAGGACCATGTTATCACTTTATTTGTGCCCTTTGCTTGCTTCTGTTGGCTTCTATTTCCTGCCAGACCAGCATTTTTCATTAGCAGGAAGTTTCCCCCAAAATTAGCCTTCATATTTTCACCCTAGGTCTTAGTTACACCCCCTGGCACCACCTTAAATAATTCCATAATATCCCCCTTTTGTCTAATAGCCAAACTGTACAGATTTAATTCCTTTTGCCTTCATTTCCTCCAGCCATTGAGCATTTTTGGTTACTCTTctttgaagaacctccagttttTTAATATCCGTTTTGTCATGTGATTTCCAGAACTTTTCAGGTGTGCTCACATCTAGGGTGTGTAGAAATGGACTGTTTCCTCCCTTTCCTTTGACGCACTGCCTTTGCTTATTCAGAACAAAATTGATCATTTTCTGAAGCCAAATTGCACTGCAAAATTTCGTCTAATTTGCTGCTCACTATAACTGCTCGGGTCGTCCATTCCCTGCCTCCTGGCAGAGAAGACAAGTTTGGGGGCATTTTTCTCCAGATGTattagttttaatttatttttagcatttaTTATTTTCTGCACATGTTTCAAATTTCTCTAGGGCCCTTTGCATTATTTTTCCATCTGCTTGGGAGTTTGACATTCCTCCCAATTAGTACCATCTGCACTTTTCAATTACATGCCATCTATTCCCCCTTCTACAATGAACAAGTTACATAAAAATGGACCTAACACTGATCCCTGTGTTACTCGGTTAAAATCTCTTGCTGCCTCATCATATATCATTCCTCTTTCATTGGTCTTGTGTCCAGTATTTCTTAGGATTCCCCTGCCTTATCTCACACTTGTGGGATTTTAATACTTCTCCATTGTACCTTACTCATTAGATTTCTTTATTCCCTAAAATTTCCTTTCCTGAAATCTAATACTCTCGTACTGCTACATTCTCAAGGCCATTCCAGAATTCAGTTAGCTCACAGCCACTGGTTCCAAGCTTCTCTATCATAATGAAAGTCTCAATCATTTCCTCCCTAATTGTAAAAATTAGACCCAGAATGCCTTCTTCTATGGCTGGAGTATCTAATTCCTGCATTATAATTTTGAAGGTGTAAGGAATTCTCTATATTGTTGGCTGTTTCCTACCCAACAGAAATATTAATTGTTTCAATTCCTTATGAGAAACATATCCAGCATTTTAAAGTACCTTGATAGCTGGTCCAGgaatttttcattctctctctcatccagtGCCGGTTGTCTGTAGCAAAGGCCCAGAGTCATTAGATATCTGATATTATATTAGTACATTGCATTGTATGCATAATATGCATTAGCTCATAAAATGCTA
The sequence above is a segment of the Trachemys scripta elegans isolate TJP31775 chromosome 11, CAS_Tse_1.0, whole genome shotgun sequence genome. Coding sequences within it:
- the GCG gene encoding glucagon, whose product is MKMKSIYFVAGLLLMIIQGSWQNPLQDTEEKSRSFKASQTEPLDESRQLNEVKRHSQGTFTSDYSKYLDTRRAQDFVQWLMSTKRSGQPALDERENEKFLDQLSSNGLSRRHAEFERHAEGTYTSDITSYLEGQAAKEFIAWLVNGRGRRDFSEEANAVEELDRRHADGTFTSDINKILDDMAAKEFLKWLINTKVTQRDLLGEYQ